The Pseudomonas eucalypticola genome has a window encoding:
- the waaA gene encoding lipid IV(A) 3-deoxy-D-manno-octulosonic acid transferase: protein MNRTLYTLLFHLGLPLVALRLWLRARKAPAYAKRIGERFARNLPAVPTGGIWVHAVSVGESIAAAPMIRQLLVRYPQLPITITCMTPTGSERIRALFGDEPRVRHCYLPYDLPWAAGRFLDHVQPRLAVIMETELWPNHIHQCALRGIPVALANGRLSERSARGYGRFAKLTAPMLAQMSLIAVQTETEAERFRQLGARPECVQVTGSIKFDLKVDGQLLERAAALREHWQASGRPVWIAASTHEGEDPIILDAHRQVLASHADALLILVPRHPERFNPVFESSVQQGFASVRRSSGQAITAQHQVLVGDTMGELLFLYALADSAFVGGSLVANGGHNLLEPAALAKPVLSGPHLFNFQEIAAMLREANALIEVDDAAGLAVAVRQLIELPQDARRMGVAGLAVMQANQGALERLLTALGTLLR, encoded by the coding sequence ATGAACAGAACCCTCTATACCTTGCTGTTTCATCTGGGGCTGCCGCTGGTGGCGCTGCGGTTGTGGCTGCGTGCGCGCAAAGCGCCGGCCTACGCCAAGCGCATCGGCGAGCGCTTTGCCCGTAATCTGCCGGCCGTGCCTACCGGCGGTATCTGGGTGCATGCGGTGTCGGTAGGTGAAAGCATCGCCGCCGCACCGATGATTCGGCAGTTGCTGGTGCGCTACCCGCAGTTGCCCATCACCATCACCTGCATGACGCCCACCGGCTCGGAGCGCATCCGGGCGCTGTTCGGCGACGAGCCGCGCGTGCGCCATTGCTACCTGCCCTATGACTTGCCGTGGGCGGCGGGACGTTTCCTCGACCATGTGCAGCCACGCCTGGCGGTCATCATGGAAACCGAACTGTGGCCCAACCATATTCACCAGTGCGCGCTGCGCGGCATTCCCGTGGCCCTTGCCAATGGGAGGTTGTCCGAGCGTTCGGCCCGCGGCTATGGCCGCTTCGCCAAGCTGACGGCGCCCATGCTGGCGCAAATGAGCCTGATTGCCGTGCAGACCGAAACCGAGGCCGAGCGTTTCAGGCAACTGGGCGCGCGGCCCGAATGCGTGCAGGTGACCGGGTCGATCAAGTTCGACCTCAAGGTTGACGGGCAACTGCTGGAGCGTGCCGCCGCGCTGCGCGAGCACTGGCAGGCATCGGGTCGTCCGGTGTGGATCGCGGCGAGCACCCACGAGGGCGAAGACCCAATCATTCTCGACGCCCACCGCCAGGTATTGGCCAGCCACGCCGACGCGCTGTTGATTCTGGTGCCCCGCCACCCGGAACGTTTCAACCCGGTGTTCGAGTCGAGCGTGCAGCAAGGCTTCGCCAGCGTGCGGCGCTCCAGCGGCCAGGCCATCACGGCGCAACACCAGGTGCTGGTGGGCGATACCATGGGCGAGTTGCTGTTCCTCTATGCCCTGGCCGACAGCGCGTTCGTGGGCGGCAGCCTGGTGGCCAATGGCGGGCACAACCTGCTGGAGCCGGCGGCACTGGCCAAGCCGGTGCTCAGCGGCCCGCACCTGTTCAATTTCCAGGAAATCGCCGCCATGCTGCGCGAGGCCAACGCGCTGATCGAAGTCGATGACGCCGCCGGGTTGGCGGTGGCGGTGCGTCAGCTGATCGAGTTGCCGCAAGATGCCCGGCGTATGGGGGTAGCGGGCTTGGCGGTGATGCAGGCCAACCAGGGTGCCCTGGAGCGGCTGCTCACCGCCCTGGGCACACTGCTCAGATAA
- a CDS encoding TolC family outer membrane protein: protein MLRKIALAIAVSSGCNAVAAQIAPLASRTDLVSVYQEAVNNNADLAAARADYAAQSEVVPQARAGLLPNLSAGSDITDVRTQLDEPAQTTSRSGTTYQATLAQPIFRADRWFQLKAAKAVNEQAALQLSATEQNLILQTAEDYFNVLRAQDSLAATKAEENALKRQLDQSNERFNVGLSDKTDVLSSQASYDTARANRIVAQRQVDDAFEALVTLTNRDYNSVQGIVHTLPVLPPSPNDAKTWVETASQQNLNLQASAYAVTSAEETLRQRKAGHAPTVDAVAKYQKGDNDLLGFSNPSPYPGVEYHGDVEQRTIGLQVNIPLYSGGLTSSQVREAYQRLSQSEQQREGLRRQVVENTRNLHRAVNTDVEQVQARKQSIISNQSAVEATEIGYQVGTRNIVDVLDAQRQLYSSVRDYNNSRYDYILDNLRLKQAAGTLSPRDLQDLARWLKPDYNPDKDFLPPDLAKAAQELLKPAKQ from the coding sequence ATGCTGCGCAAAATTGCACTGGCCATTGCCGTGTCGAGTGGGTGCAACGCCGTGGCAGCGCAGATCGCCCCTCTGGCCAGCCGCACCGACCTGGTCAGCGTCTACCAGGAAGCGGTGAACAACAACGCCGACCTGGCCGCTGCCCGTGCCGACTACGCCGCCCAGAGCGAAGTGGTGCCCCAGGCACGGGCCGGGCTGCTGCCCAACCTGTCGGCCGGCAGCGACATCACCGATGTCCGCACCCAGCTCGATGAGCCGGCGCAAACCACCTCCCGTAGCGGCACCACGTACCAGGCCACGCTCGCCCAGCCGATCTTTCGCGCCGACCGCTGGTTCCAGCTGAAGGCCGCCAAGGCGGTAAACGAGCAGGCGGCCTTGCAGCTCTCGGCCACTGAGCAGAACCTGATCCTGCAGACCGCCGAGGACTACTTCAACGTACTGCGCGCCCAGGACAGCCTGGCGGCCACCAAGGCCGAAGAGAACGCCCTCAAACGCCAGCTGGACCAGTCCAACGAACGTTTCAACGTCGGCCTGTCGGACAAGACCGATGTGCTGTCATCGCAAGCCAGCTACGATACCGCGCGCGCCAACCGGATCGTGGCGCAGCGCCAGGTCGACGATGCCTTCGAGGCGCTGGTGACGCTGACCAACCGCGATTACAACTCGGTGCAGGGCATCGTCCACACATTGCCGGTGCTGCCGCCCAGCCCCAACGATGCCAAGACGTGGGTAGAGACCGCTTCGCAACAGAACCTCAACTTGCAGGCCAGCGCCTACGCCGTGACCAGCGCCGAGGAAACCCTGCGCCAGCGCAAGGCCGGCCATGCACCGACGGTGGATGCGGTGGCCAAATACCAGAAAGGGGACAACGACCTGCTGGGCTTCAGCAACCCCAGCCCCTACCCGGGGGTGGAGTACCATGGTGATGTGGAACAGCGCACCATCGGCCTGCAGGTGAACATTCCGCTCTACAGCGGCGGCCTGACCAGTTCCCAGGTGCGGGAAGCCTACCAGCGCCTGAGCCAGAGCGAACAACAACGCGAGGGCTTGCGTCGCCAGGTGGTGGAGAACACTCGAAACCTGCACCGGGCGGTGAACACCGATGTGGAGCAGGTGCAAGCGCGCAAGCAGTCGATCATCTCCAACCAGAGCGCCGTGGAGGCTACCGAGATCGGCTACCAGGTGGGCACCCGCAACATCGTCGACGTGCTCGACGCCCAGCGCCAGCTGTACTCGTCGGTGCGCGACTACAACAACAGCCGCTACGACTACATTCTCGACAACTTGCGCCTCAAGCAGGCGGCAGGCACCCTCAGCCCGCGAGACTTGCAGGACCTGGCGCGCTGGCTGAAGCCCGACTACAACCCTGACAAGGACTTCCTGCCGCCAGACCTGGCCAAAGCGGCGCAGGAACTGCTCAAGCCCGCAAAGCAGTAA
- the thiC gene encoding phosphomethylpyrimidine synthase ThiC: MSKQEKNLAHLSESAQVDAQSVQPFTRSQKVYVQGSRPDIRVPMREISLDVTPTDFGGEINAPVTVYDTSGPYTDPNVTIDVRKGLADVRSAWIDDRGDTERLEGLSSHFGQQRLNDAELTKLRFAHVRNPRRAKAGANVSQMHYARKGIITAEMEYVAIRENMKLAEARAAGLLNEQHKGHSFGASIPKEITAEFVREEIARGRAIIPANINHTELEPMIIGRNFLVKINGNIGNSALGSSIEEEVAKLTWGIRWGSDTVMDLSTGKHIHETREWIIRNSPVPIGTVPIYQALEKVNGVAEDLTWELFRDTLIEQAEQGVDYFTIHAGVLLRYVPLTAKRVTGIVSRGGSIMAKWCLAHHKENFLYTHFDEICEIMKAYDVSFSLGDGLRPGSIADANDEAQFGELETLGELTKIAWKHDVQCMIEGPGHVPMQLIKENMDKQLECCDEAPFYTLGPLTTDIAPGYDHITSGIGAAMIGWFGCAMLCYVTPKEHLGLPNKDDVKTGIITYKIAAHAADLAKGHPGAQIRDNALSKARFEFRWEDQFNLGLDPDTARAFHDETLPKDSAKVAHFCSMCGPKFCSMKITQEVREYAANQKIEAVDISMEEGMREQAQRFKQEGSQLYQKV; the protein is encoded by the coding sequence ATGAGTAAACAAGAAAAAAACCTTGCCCACCTGAGCGAATCGGCCCAGGTCGACGCGCAATCGGTACAACCGTTCACCCGTTCGCAAAAAGTCTATGTGCAGGGCTCGCGCCCGGACATCCGCGTGCCCATGCGTGAAATCAGCCTGGACGTGACCCCCACCGACTTCGGCGGCGAGATCAATGCGCCGGTCACCGTCTATGACACCTCGGGGCCCTACACCGACCCCAACGTCACCATCGACGTACGCAAGGGCCTGGCCGATGTACGCTCGGCCTGGATCGACGACCGTGGCGACACCGAACGCCTGGAAGGCCTGAGCTCGCATTTCGGCCAGCAGCGCCTGAACGACGCCGAATTGACCAAGCTGCGTTTTGCCCATGTGCGCAACCCGCGCCGGGCGAAGGCGGGCGCCAACGTCAGCCAGATGCACTACGCGCGCAAGGGCATCATCACCGCCGAGATGGAATACGTGGCCATCCGCGAAAACATGAAACTGGCCGAGGCCCGCGCCGCCGGCCTGCTCAATGAACAGCACAAGGGCCACAGCTTCGGCGCCAGCATCCCCAAGGAAATCACCGCCGAGTTCGTGCGCGAGGAAATCGCCCGCGGCCGCGCCATCATTCCCGCCAATATCAACCACACCGAGCTGGAGCCGATGATCATCGGCCGCAACTTCCTGGTGAAGATCAACGGCAACATCGGCAACAGCGCCCTGGGGTCTTCCATCGAGGAAGAAGTGGCCAAGCTGACCTGGGGTATTCGCTGGGGCTCGGACACCGTCATGGACCTGTCCACGGGCAAGCACATCCATGAAACCCGCGAGTGGATCATCCGCAACTCGCCCGTGCCGATCGGTACCGTGCCGATCTACCAAGCGCTGGAGAAGGTCAACGGCGTGGCCGAAGACCTGACCTGGGAGCTGTTCCGCGACACCCTGATCGAACAGGCCGAGCAGGGCGTGGACTATTTCACCATCCACGCCGGTGTGTTGCTGCGTTATGTGCCGCTGACCGCCAAGCGGGTGACCGGCATCGTCAGCCGCGGCGGTTCGATCATGGCCAAATGGTGCCTGGCGCACCATAAAGAGAACTTCCTCTACACCCACTTCGACGAAATCTGCGAAATCATGAAGGCCTACGACGTCAGCTTCTCGCTGGGCGACGGCCTGCGCCCCGGTTCCATCGCCGACGCCAACGACGAAGCCCAGTTCGGTGAACTGGAGACCCTGGGCGAGCTGACCAAGATCGCTTGGAAGCACGATGTGCAGTGCATGATCGAAGGGCCAGGCCATGTGCCCATGCAATTGATCAAGGAAAACATGGACAAGCAGCTGGAGTGCTGCGATGAGGCGCCGTTCTACACCCTGGGCCCGCTGACCACTGACATTGCCCCCGGTTACGACCACATCACTTCGGGCATCGGTGCGGCGATGATCGGCTGGTTCGGTTGCGCCATGCTCTGTTATGTCACGCCCAAGGAGCACCTGGGCTTGCCCAACAAGGATGACGTCAAGACCGGCATCATCACCTACAAGATCGCTGCCCATGCCGCCGATCTGGCCAAGGGGCACCCCGGCGCGCAGATCCGCGACAATGCCCTGAGCAAGGCGCGTTTCGAGTTCCGTTGGGAAGACCAGTTCAACCTGGGCCTGGACCCGGACACGGCGCGGGCCTTCCATGACGAAACACTGCCCAAGGACTCGGCCAAGGTCGCGCACTTCTGCTCCATGTGCGGGCCGAAGTTCTGCTCCATGAAGATCACCCAGGAAGTGCGTGAGTACGCCGCCAACCAGAAGATCGAGGCCGTGGATATTTCCATGGAGGAGGGCATGCGCGAGCAAGCCCAGCGGTTCAAGCAGGAAGGTAGCCAGCTGTATCAGAAGGTCTGA
- the cytX gene encoding putative hydroxymethylpyrimidine transporter CytX: MNTPSHYSPDVAVPSSQRVFGARDLFSLWFSLGIGLMVLQTGALLAPGLGLSGSLLAIGLGTAVGVVLLAAVGVIGSDTGLSSMAALRLSLGQYGAALPALLNLLQLVGWGAFEIIVMRDAASLLGARAFSEGSLLANPVLWTLVFGALATLLAVSGPLTFVRKILRKWGIWLLLAACLWLTWNLLAKADLGGLWAKAGDGSMTFAVGFDIAIAMPLSWLPLIADYSRFGRAAKGVFGGTVLGFFVGNLWLMSLGVAYTLAFAPSGETNALLLALAGAGLGIPLLLILLDESENAFADIHSAAVSTGLLVRLKVEHLALAIGVICTLIACFAPLAQYQNFLLLIGSVFAPLFGVVLVDHFILRKRSSQAQAVPLRWTALVAWGGGIATYHVLANLYPEVGATLPALLLAGMLHAVLAVISRGRETVPA; the protein is encoded by the coding sequence TTGAACACACCCAGCCATTACTCCCCGGACGTCGCCGTCCCTTCCTCCCAGCGCGTATTCGGCGCCCGGGACCTGTTTTCCCTGTGGTTTTCACTCGGCATCGGCCTGATGGTGCTGCAGACCGGCGCTTTGCTGGCGCCGGGCCTGGGCCTGTCCGGTTCGCTGTTGGCGATTGGGCTGGGCACCGCCGTTGGCGTGGTGCTGCTGGCGGCTGTCGGCGTGATCGGCAGCGACACCGGCCTGTCGTCCATGGCTGCCTTGCGCCTGAGCCTGGGCCAGTACGGCGCAGCACTGCCGGCGCTGCTCAACCTGCTGCAACTGGTGGGCTGGGGTGCCTTTGAAATCATCGTCATGCGCGATGCCGCCAGCCTGCTGGGCGCGCGCGCCTTCAGCGAAGGCAGCCTGCTGGCGAACCCCGTGCTCTGGACCTTGGTGTTCGGTGCATTAGCCACCCTGCTGGCGGTCAGCGGGCCGTTGACCTTCGTGCGCAAGATCTTGCGCAAATGGGGCATCTGGCTGCTGCTGGCGGCTTGCCTGTGGCTGACCTGGAACCTGTTGGCCAAGGCTGACCTGGGCGGCTTGTGGGCCAAGGCCGGGGACGGCAGCATGACCTTCGCCGTGGGCTTTGACATTGCCATTGCCATGCCGCTGTCGTGGCTGCCACTGATTGCCGACTACTCACGCTTCGGCCGTGCGGCCAAGGGCGTGTTCGGTGGCACCGTGCTGGGTTTCTTCGTGGGCAACCTCTGGCTGATGAGCCTGGGCGTGGCCTACACCCTGGCGTTTGCGCCCAGCGGCGAGACCAATGCCCTGCTGCTGGCCCTGGCAGGCGCCGGGCTGGGTATTCCGTTGCTGCTGATTCTGCTGGACGAGTCCGAGAATGCCTTTGCCGACATCCACTCGGCGGCGGTATCCACCGGCTTGCTGGTGCGCTTGAAAGTCGAGCACCTGGCCCTGGCCATCGGCGTCATCTGCACACTGATCGCCTGCTTCGCGCCCCTGGCCCAGTACCAGAACTTTCTGCTGTTGATCGGCTCGGTGTTCGCGCCGCTGTTCGGCGTGGTGCTGGTCGACCACTTCATCCTGCGCAAGCGCAGCAGCCAGGCCCAGGCCGTGCCGCTGCGTTGGACCGCACTGGTGGCCTGGGGGGGCGGCATCGCCACCTACCACGTGCTGGCCAACCTCTACCCCGAGGTGGGCGCTACCTTGCCGGCATTGCTGCTGGCCGGCATGCTGCACGCGGTGCTGGCAGTCATCAGCCGCGGCCGGGAAACAGTTCCGGCCTGA
- a CDS encoding DUF3298 domain-containing protein, giving the protein MSLLKFTAMACVALTLGACQSLFQPNMHTALQTKRDAWEHTKPGCTTPDCPLVNLDVIHFPDEPDLDPIIERRLLQLTRTSNDAPLPASLKAYENTFLSQAPTGYGSYLQSKVREQHDGLVIIEVSSYLDTGAPHGTPGRGFINWSRQQHKVLTLQDMLVPGQEATFWKAAEEAHRGWLTTRGLASDPKFVHDWPFKQTPHIALTYGGVILKYDVDTIAPYALGQPEIKVDYLRLNGVIRPELFPGRG; this is encoded by the coding sequence ATGTCGCTTCTGAAATTCACGGCCATGGCCTGCGTGGCCCTGACACTGGGCGCCTGCCAGAGCCTGTTCCAGCCGAACATGCACACTGCGCTGCAAACCAAGCGTGATGCCTGGGAACACACCAAGCCCGGCTGCACCACGCCGGACTGCCCGCTGGTGAACCTGGACGTGATCCACTTTCCCGACGAGCCAGACCTTGACCCGATCATCGAGCGCCGCCTGCTGCAATTGACCCGCACCAGCAACGACGCACCGCTGCCTGCCTCGCTGAAGGCCTACGAAAACACCTTCCTCAGCCAGGCGCCGACGGGCTATGGCAGCTACCTGCAATCGAAGGTACGCGAGCAGCATGACGGCCTGGTGATCATCGAAGTGTCCAGCTACCTGGATACCGGCGCGCCTCACGGCACGCCAGGACGCGGTTTCATCAACTGGTCGCGCCAGCAGCATAAGGTGCTGACATTGCAGGACATGCTGGTGCCAGGCCAGGAAGCGACCTTCTGGAAAGCCGCCGAAGAAGCACACCGCGGCTGGTTGACGACCCGCGGCCTGGCCAGCGACCCCAAGTTCGTCCACGACTGGCCTTTCAAGCAAACGCCGCACATCGCCCTGACCTACGGTGGCGTCATCCTCAAGTATGACGTGGACACCATCGCGCCATACGCCCTGGGCCAGCCGGAGATCAAGGTCGACTACCTGCGCCTCAATGGCGTGATCAGGCCGGAACTGTTTCCCGGCCGCGGCTGA
- a CDS encoding NUDIX domain-containing protein has protein sequence MTDRAQPTKVEILKRENCYKGFYQLDRLHLRHELFDGGTSKEMTREVFVRHDAVCVLPYDPKRDEVVLLEQFRVGSMLKTANPWLVEMVAGLIDKAEQPEEVAHREAEEEAGLTLQALWPITKYFPSPGGSNEFVHLYLGHCSSEGVGGLFGLKEENEDIRVTVWAFEDALQAVRDGKIINAATIIAIQWLALNREEVRGLWK, from the coding sequence ATGACAGACAGGGCCCAGCCGACCAAGGTCGAGATACTCAAGCGCGAGAACTGCTACAAAGGTTTCTACCAGCTTGACCGCCTGCACCTGCGCCACGAACTGTTCGACGGCGGCACCAGCAAGGAGATGACCCGCGAAGTATTCGTGCGCCATGACGCGGTATGCGTGCTGCCCTACGACCCCAAGCGAGATGAAGTGGTGCTGCTGGAGCAGTTTCGCGTTGGTTCCATGCTCAAGACCGCCAACCCGTGGCTGGTGGAGATGGTTGCCGGTCTGATCGACAAGGCCGAGCAACCGGAAGAAGTTGCGCACCGCGAAGCCGAGGAGGAAGCTGGACTGACGTTGCAGGCGCTCTGGCCGATCACCAAGTACTTCCCTTCGCCGGGCGGCAGCAACGAATTCGTGCACCTGTACCTGGGGCATTGCAGCAGCGAAGGCGTGGGCGGCCTGTTCGGCCTGAAAGAGGAAAACGAGGACATCCGCGTCACGGTCTGGGCATTCGAAGACGCCCTGCAAGCCGTGCGCGATGGCAAGATCATCAACGCGGCCACGATCATCGCCATTCAATGGCTGGCGCTGAACCGCGAGGAAGTCAGGGGGCTGTGGAAGTGA
- a CDS encoding DUF1249 domain-containing protein, translating to MEVNLLRERYRVDLVGLQAACEANYARLMRLLPNMRHEQHSRKVAMTQGEQMLGVLTLEVVLACPYTTTLRVRQEHSLPWLPVPQLEVQVYHDARMAEVVSAEHARRFRSVYPYPNASMHQPDEKAQLNLFLGEWLSHCLACGHEYEYVR from the coding sequence GTGGAAGTGAACCTGTTGCGCGAACGCTACCGCGTCGATCTGGTCGGCCTGCAGGCAGCCTGCGAGGCCAACTATGCGCGGCTGATGCGCCTGTTGCCGAACATGCGCCACGAGCAGCATTCGCGCAAAGTGGCCATGACCCAGGGCGAGCAGATGCTCGGCGTGCTCACCCTGGAAGTGGTGCTGGCCTGCCCCTATACCACCACCCTGCGGGTGCGTCAGGAACATAGCCTGCCGTGGCTGCCGGTGCCGCAGCTGGAAGTGCAGGTCTACCATGATGCGCGCATGGCTGAAGTGGTCAGCGCCGAGCACGCCCGGCGTTTTCGCAGTGTGTACCCGTACCCCAATGCCAGCATGCACCAGCCGGACGAGAAGGCTCAGTTGAACCTGTTCCTGGGGGAATGGTTGAGCCATTGCCTGGCGTGTGGGCATGAGTATGAGTATGTCCGCTGA
- the cpdA gene encoding 3',5'-cyclic-AMP phosphodiesterase — MPSAPLPTADTPVLLVQISDSHLFAEAHGTLLGLNTADSLARVVEKVLAEQPHIDLVVASGDLSQDGSVESYRRFEQLTAPINAPKRWFAGNHDEPLPMEQAATGQDYLSPVVDLGNWRITLLDSSVPGSVPGYLADDQLQLLAQALSEAPQRHHLICFHHHPVSIDCKWMEPIGLRNPHALFEVLDRFPQARAVLWGHIHQDFERERNGVRLIASPSTCIQFKPGSEDFALDELAPGYRWLRLLPDGRIETEVSRVEGFEFTPDMGADGY, encoded by the coding sequence TTGCCGAGCGCACCTCTACCTACCGCCGATACACCTGTGCTGCTGGTGCAGATTTCCGACAGCCACCTGTTTGCCGAAGCGCACGGCACCCTGCTGGGCCTGAATACCGCTGACAGCCTGGCGCGCGTGGTGGAAAAGGTGTTGGCCGAGCAGCCGCACATCGACCTCGTAGTGGCCAGCGGCGACCTTTCCCAGGACGGTAGCGTGGAGTCGTACCGGCGTTTCGAGCAGCTCACCGCGCCAATCAACGCACCAAAGCGCTGGTTCGCCGGTAACCACGACGAACCGCTGCCTATGGAGCAGGCTGCCACGGGCCAGGATTACCTGAGCCCGGTGGTCGACCTGGGCAACTGGCGCATTACCCTGCTGGACTCTTCGGTTCCCGGCTCGGTCCCCGGCTACCTCGCCGACGACCAATTGCAGCTGCTGGCCCAGGCCCTCAGCGAGGCGCCGCAGCGCCATCACCTGATCTGCTTCCACCACCACCCGGTCTCCATCGACTGCAAATGGATGGAGCCCATCGGCCTGCGCAATCCCCATGCGCTGTTCGAGGTCCTCGACCGCTTCCCCCAGGCCCGCGCGGTGTTGTGGGGTCACATCCATCAGGATTTCGAGCGCGAGCGCAACGGCGTCCGCCTGATCGCTTCGCCATCCACCTGCATCCAGTTCAAGCCGGGCAGCGAGGATTTCGCCCTGGATGAGCTGGCGCCGGGGTATCGGTGGCTGCGGTTGCTGCCGGACGGCAGGATCGAGACTGAGGTTTCGCGGGTGGAGGGGTTTGAGTTCACGCCGGATATGGGGGCGGATGGGTACTGA
- a CDS encoding YqiA/YcfP family alpha/beta fold hydrolase has translation MAGSILYIHGLNSAPASKKASTLVEVMQRMGLEEQLRVPALHHHPRQAIGQLEAAIAELGAPLLVGSSLGGYYATHLAERHGLKALLINPVVNPHRLFDGFLGTQQNLYTGERWELTLDHVDALGELEVAAPQDPQRYQVWLQTADETLDYRQAERFYRACALRIQAGGDHGYQGFGAQLPSLLNFAGIEPGLYRGIDFAQL, from the coding sequence GTGGCAGGTTCCATTCTCTATATACACGGGTTGAACAGCGCGCCGGCGTCGAAGAAGGCCAGCACCCTGGTCGAGGTCATGCAGCGCATGGGACTGGAAGAGCAGTTGCGCGTGCCGGCGCTGCACCATCACCCGCGCCAGGCCATTGGCCAGCTGGAGGCGGCGATCGCCGAGCTGGGCGCGCCCTTGCTGGTGGGAAGCTCGCTGGGCGGCTACTATGCCACTCACTTGGCCGAGCGCCACGGGCTCAAGGCCCTGCTGATCAACCCGGTGGTCAACCCGCACCGCCTGTTCGACGGATTCCTGGGTACCCAGCAAAACCTGTATACCGGTGAGCGCTGGGAATTGACCCTGGACCACGTGGATGCGCTCGGCGAGCTGGAAGTAGCGGCCCCGCAAGACCCCCAGCGCTATCAAGTGTGGCTGCAAACCGCCGATGAAACCCTTGATTACCGCCAGGCAGAGCGCTTCTACCGTGCCTGCGCATTGCGCATCCAGGCCGGCGGCGACCATGGGTACCAAGGCTTTGGCGCGCAACTGCCGAGCTTGCTGAATTTCGCCGGGATCGAACCCGGGCTGTACCGCGGCATCGATTTTGCCCAGCTTTGA